In the Methanoculleus taiwanensis genome, GGCATCAGTGGATCGCAAGAGGAATCTTCGATGCCGGCGGCAACCACATCGAAAACCAGGCCGTCGGGCGGGACATCACCAACCTAAAACAGGCAGAGAGAACACTTAAAGCATCGCTGCAGGAGAAAGAGATCCTCCTGCAGGAGATACACCTGCGCGTGAACAACAGCCTCCAGCTCATCTCAAGCCTCCTCAACCTCCAGGCCCTCTCGACCGGCAATGGCGATACATACAGGACGATCCAGGACATACAGAGCCGCATCCACTCCATCTCCCTCGTCTATGAAACGCTCTACCAATCCCGGAGCCTCGCGCGGATCAACCTTGGCGAATACCTCCAAAGATTAACGGAGGATCTCTTCCGGATGCACCGGGAATCAGAGGAGGGGACACATTGCACAGTAACGGCCGGCACAGTCACGCTTGAGACCGACCAGGCCATCCCGTGCGGCCTTATCGTCAACGAACTCATCCTGAACGCCCTCAAACACGCATTCCCCGGCGAACGATCCGGCGAGATCCGCATAACGGCGGAGCAGAGAGCAGGGCAGTATACCCTGAAAGTGGCCGACAACGGCACGGGGATTCCCGAAGATGTGGACATCCACACGACAGAGTCCCTCGGCCTCTCCCTGGTGCGGACGCTCGCGACACGGCAACTAAACGGGAGTGTCGCAGTAGAGCAGACCGGCGGAACAACAGTCATCATCACCTTCCCGCAGACCGCCCCGACAGGGAGCGCTGCATGACGGAACTTCGCATCGTTATCACCGAGGACGACGCAATCATCGCCCTTGACATCGAAAGACAGGTCGCTGCCATGGGTCACACCGTCGTCGGAGTTGCTGCAACGGCTGAAGAAGCGTTGCGCATCGTAGAAGAGAGACAACCCGATCTGGTCCTGCTCGATATCAGACTGAAGGGTGCCGTCGACGGGATAGCCGTGGCAGAAGAGATTCAAAGACGCTTTTCCACACCGATCATCTTCATCACCGCCTACTCGGATAAATCCGTGATCGAACGTGCCGAGGCCGTTCAACCACAGGGATACCTCGTCAAACCGATCCGGAAGGAAGATCTTGCCGAGGCAATCGGCCAGGTCCGCACCCGGTGAAAGAGCTACAGCCCCACCTGGCGACAGCCGCCATTACATTCTTTTTTCCCAGAAAAAAAGCCGGAGCAAAGTTTATCCAGTACCACTGGATATTTACAAGAGTACTGTAGAGAGAGCGGAACCGACATTAACTCCGGTGCCCGATTCAGGAATACCAAGTGCATGGCAGAAATGTATATCAGATCTGGCATGCAGATCAGAAGATGTTACAGGAGCGCGTCTTGTGAGATCGGAACAACAGGTTCTCAACCGGATTAAAGAGATCTTGAAGGACGAACCAAAAGGGATGAGTATCACCGAGATCTCCGCAAAGATAAACCTGAATAGGAACTCCGTCGCAAAATACATCAATATGCTGCAGATCTCCGGCCAGGTGGAGATGCAGACCCGTGCTGCCGCGAAGATATTCTATCTCGCACGACGGCTTCCGATTGCCGAGATCGTAAGCGTCTCCAGCGACGCGGTCATCCTCGTGGACGAAGCGCTTCATGTCGTGCAGACGAACGATGCGGTTCTGACCCTGCTGAACCTCACACACGAGGATAGCAAGAGCCAATCGGTTCTCGACCTCATAACGCCGATCGAAGGTCTTGAAGGAGCGCTCGCACACCTGAAGCAGGCACTCGCCGGCGAGAAGACTGAAACCGAGATCACGTTGCAGGCGGACAAAGAAGACTGTTGCTTCCGTGTACAGTTCATTCCAATACTCTTCGAGGACGGAGCAAATGGCGTCGCTCTCGTGTTCGCGGATATCAGCGGGCAGCAGAAGATGGAAAAAGCCCTTGAAGAGAGCGACGAGCGATACCGCGATCTCTATGAGAACTCTCCGATCGCAAACTTCT is a window encoding:
- a CDS encoding response regulator, with the translated sequence MTELRIVITEDDAIIALDIERQVAAMGHTVVGVAATAEEALRIVEERQPDLVLLDIRLKGAVDGIAVAEEIQRRFSTPIIFITAYSDKSVIERAEAVQPQGYLVKPIRKEDLAEAIGQVRTR